One stretch of Natronobacterium gregoryi SP2 DNA includes these proteins:
- a CDS encoding DUF7692 domain-containing protein, protein MRIRTDGDYAYREDAIKRASDFYDCNKTKAVVSACEDVPKLVAAARRVLERDDLTHEQRQEIAETLSTRVTSFEVEQTVTVDRD, encoded by the coding sequence ATGCGAATTCGAACTGACGGTGACTACGCTTACCGCGAAGACGCTATCAAACGAGCATCGGACTTCTACGACTGCAACAAGACGAAAGCCGTCGTCTCGGCCTGCGAAGACGTACCTAAACTCGTTGCAGCTGCTCGGCGGGTTCTCGAACGGGACGATCTCACGCACGAGCAACGTCAGGAGATCGCCGAGACACTGTCGACGCGAGTTACCAGCTTCGAGGTCGAGCAAACCGTCACTGTCGATCGGGACTAA